One window from the genome of Serinibacter salmoneus encodes:
- a CDS encoding methionine ABC transporter ATP-binding protein, which translates to MITLESVTKRFGTTTALDAVSLHVERGEIYGVVGTSGAGKSTLIRTVNALERPDAGTVTVAGHRITELDDAALRRSRRHAGMVFQHFNLLAGRTVRGNVELALEIAGTERRRRTARAEEVLDLVGLTDRATHYPSQLSGGQKQRVGIARALATQPEVLLLDEATSALDPETTRSILALLRRLRDELGLTVMLITHEMDVVRTVCDSATLLQHGRVVEQGRLADLVAAPGSPLTHDLFPLGPATASEHPVLDLTFPGPIGAQPVITQLARRHDIDIAISAASAGAVGGTRAGRIRVELLGDGERNAAVLADLRARGVIVEDAEPRGTGTTTQEARA; encoded by the coding sequence GTGATCACTCTCGAGTCCGTCACCAAGCGCTTCGGCACCACCACGGCGCTGGACGCGGTGTCCCTGCACGTCGAACGCGGTGAGATCTACGGCGTGGTCGGCACCTCCGGCGCCGGCAAGTCGACCCTGATCCGCACCGTGAACGCCCTGGAGCGCCCCGACGCCGGGACCGTGACCGTGGCGGGGCACCGCATCACCGAACTCGACGACGCCGCGCTGCGCCGCTCCCGCCGCCACGCCGGGATGGTCTTCCAGCACTTCAACCTGCTGGCCGGGCGCACCGTGCGCGGGAACGTGGAGCTCGCGCTGGAGATCGCCGGCACCGAGCGGCGCCGCCGCACCGCGCGCGCCGAGGAGGTCCTGGACCTCGTGGGGCTCACCGACCGCGCCACCCACTACCCCTCCCAGCTCTCCGGCGGGCAGAAGCAGCGCGTGGGCATCGCCCGCGCCCTGGCCACCCAGCCGGAGGTGCTGCTGCTGGACGAGGCCACCTCGGCGCTGGACCCGGAGACCACGCGCTCCATCCTCGCGCTGCTGCGCCGGTTGCGCGATGAGCTCGGCCTCACGGTCATGCTCATCACGCACGAGATGGACGTGGTGCGCACGGTGTGCGACTCCGCCACACTGCTGCAGCACGGCCGCGTGGTGGAGCAGGGCAGGCTCGCCGACCTGGTGGCGGCGCCCGGCTCACCCCTGACGCACGACCTCTTCCCCCTCGGACCGGCGACGGCGAGCGAGCACCCGGTCCTCGACCTCACCTTCCCCGGACCCATCGGTGCGCAGCCGGTCATCACCCAGCTCGCCCGCCGGCACGACATCGACATCGCGATCTCCGCGGCCTCGGCCGGCGCCGTCGGCGGCACCCGTGCCGGGCGGATCCGGGTGGAGCTGCTCGGGGACGGCGAGCGCAACGCGGCCGTCCTGGCCGATCTGCGTGCCCGGGGCGTCATCGTGGAGGATGCGGAGCCGCGAGGGACGGGCACGACGACGCAGGAGGCCCGCGCATGA
- a CDS encoding MaoC family dehydratase, whose product MTAPDRGPVAGEPGGDWLDQFVTPSAHHPSPSPSEVRTLPAVPAPSSVYRKAVVETGRAAMMSTPEATTLPGVALHVADLRLDRERLDAYAHLVGERAGDTAPPGFVHISVFGMQLALMARTDFPLPMLGMVHIANRIEQVRAARVDEALEVTTHATNLLARPVGSAGTGTQVDLVTRVHDSAGELVWRGTSTYLAARTALAGLEVVQRPERPADATDLVPTGGWHTAKADTRAYAAVSGDRNPIHLHTLAAKAMGFRRTIAHGMDSAARALAALGPARGDRLAWDVQFAAPILVPARVAVRVERDATGSRTTVWRPKDGRVHLVSTTSA is encoded by the coding sequence ATGACGGCGCCAGACCGGGGCCCGGTGGCGGGTGAGCCGGGTGGCGACTGGCTCGATCAGTTCGTCACACCGTCCGCCCACCACCCCTCCCCGAGCCCGTCCGAGGTGCGCACTCTCCCGGCGGTACCCGCACCGTCGTCCGTCTACCGCAAGGCGGTCGTGGAGACCGGGCGGGCCGCGATGATGTCGACCCCGGAGGCCACCACTCTGCCGGGGGTCGCCTTGCACGTGGCGGACCTGCGCCTGGACCGCGAGCGCCTGGACGCCTACGCCCACCTCGTGGGCGAGCGCGCGGGTGACACTGCGCCTCCCGGGTTCGTGCACATCAGTGTGTTCGGGATGCAGTTGGCCCTCATGGCCCGCACCGACTTCCCGCTGCCCATGCTCGGCATGGTGCACATCGCCAACCGGATCGAGCAGGTCCGCGCAGCGCGGGTGGATGAAGCACTCGAGGTCACCACGCACGCCACGAACCTGCTGGCACGCCCGGTGGGCTCCGCGGGGACCGGCACCCAGGTGGACCTGGTGACACGGGTGCACGACTCCGCCGGGGAGCTGGTCTGGCGCGGCACCTCCACCTACCTCGCCGCTCGCACCGCACTTGCGGGCCTGGAGGTCGTGCAGCGCCCCGAGCGTCCCGCCGATGCGACCGACCTGGTCCCCACCGGGGGCTGGCACACCGCCAAGGCCGACACCCGCGCCTACGCGGCGGTCTCCGGGGATCGCAACCCGATCCACCTGCACACCCTGGCCGCCAAGGCGATGGGGTTCCGCCGCACCATCGCGCACGGCATGGACTCCGCGGCCCGTGCCCTCGCGGCCCTCGGCCCCGCTCGGGGCGACCGGCTCGCGTGGGACGTCCAGTTCGCGGCACCGATCCTCGTGCCGGCGCGAGTGGCGGTGCGGGTCGAGCGAGACGCGACCGGCTCACGCACCACCGTGTGGCGGCCGAAGGACGGGCGCGTGCACCTGGTGTCCACGACCTCCGCCTGA
- a CDS encoding glycerate kinase — translation MRVVVAMDSFKGSLSAEQACEAVRTGVLAADSAAQVVLAPMADGGEGTVAAIVAARGGRTLLEPAVDAIGRETMAAWGLLPGGTAVLEAAATLGLADQHADSALPARASSAGLGGQLEQVRASGARRVLVGLGGSACTDGGTGMLLALGARLWDASGAQILPRPGHNPLLRRPVRVELPAHLGIEVEVLSDVTSPLLGAHGAARMFGPQKGADPAQVELLEEAMTAWAQALAEAGHAVADLPGAGAAGGLGAALAALGACLVGGIERVAAEVDLPAALVGADLVITGEGRLDAQSALGKVPDGVARLARAAGVARVIALAGAVETGPERVEPFDAVLAIQPGPRPLAEAMRPEAAAADLARVTGQVVRLAR, via the coding sequence ATGAGAGTCGTCGTGGCGATGGACTCCTTCAAGGGCTCGCTGTCCGCCGAGCAGGCCTGTGAGGCGGTGCGCACCGGCGTGCTCGCGGCCGACTCTGCCGCCCAGGTCGTGCTCGCGCCGATGGCCGACGGCGGTGAGGGCACCGTGGCAGCCATCGTCGCCGCACGCGGAGGCCGGACCCTCCTGGAACCTGCCGTGGACGCGATCGGCCGCGAGACCATGGCGGCGTGGGGTCTCCTCCCTGGCGGCACGGCGGTGCTCGAGGCGGCCGCCACGCTCGGACTCGCCGACCAGCACGCCGATTCCGCGCTCCCTGCCCGCGCCTCCTCCGCGGGTCTGGGGGGACAGCTCGAGCAGGTCCGCGCCTCGGGAGCCCGCAGGGTCCTGGTCGGCCTGGGCGGCAGCGCGTGCACCGACGGGGGCACGGGGATGCTGCTCGCCCTCGGCGCGCGGCTGTGGGACGCCTCGGGTGCACAGATCCTGCCGCGTCCGGGGCACAACCCCCTCCTTCGCCGACCGGTGCGGGTCGAACTCCCGGCGCACCTGGGCATCGAGGTCGAGGTCCTCAGCGACGTCACCAGCCCGCTGCTCGGTGCGCATGGCGCCGCCCGGATGTTCGGGCCGCAGAAGGGAGCGGACCCGGCTCAGGTGGAGTTGCTGGAGGAGGCGATGACCGCCTGGGCGCAGGCCCTTGCCGAGGCCGGCCACGCCGTCGCCGATCTCCCGGGCGCGGGTGCGGCCGGAGGCCTCGGCGCGGCGCTCGCGGCCCTCGGGGCCTGCCTGGTGGGCGGCATCGAACGGGTTGCCGCCGAGGTCGACCTCCCGGCTGCGCTGGTCGGCGCCGACCTGGTGATCACGGGGGAGGGGCGGCTGGATGCACAGTCGGCCCTGGGCAAGGTGCCCGACGGCGTCGCTCGCCTGGCGCGAGCGGCCGGTGTCGCGCGCGTGATCGCCCTGGCGGGCGCCGTCGAGACGGGACCGGAACGGGTTGAGCCGTTCGACGCGGTCCTGGCGATCCAGCCCGGGCCGCGCCCGCTCGCGGAGGCGATGCGCCCGGAGGCTGCGGCGGCGGACCTCGCGCGGGTCACCGGCCAGGTGGTGCGCCTGGCGCGGTGA
- a CDS encoding MetQ/NlpA family ABC transporter substrate-binding protein, whose translation MTTTLRRAALTATAAATALVLAACGSDSSTDAESGSGEEGLGTLRVGALQTPAGDMLEFLEPAAAEAGLEIEFVAFTDYNTPNQALADGSIEANLFQNATFMETFNTETGNELVSVGEAYLPSSAFYSESLTDIADLPDGATVAIPNDPTNEGRALWLLSTEGIIEIADGATTPADITSNPRNLEFVEIENATLPQAVPDVDTAFVTITFALPAGLTGDDAILLEPSDSPYFNVLATTPDLAEDERVTALYDLLVSEEMAEYQLETWGGLVVPAGQ comes from the coding sequence ATGACCACGACCCTGCGCCGCGCCGCCCTGACCGCGACCGCCGCCGCCACCGCCCTCGTCCTCGCCGCGTGCGGTAGCGACAGCAGCACCGACGCGGAGTCCGGATCCGGCGAGGAGGGCCTCGGCACGCTGCGCGTGGGTGCCCTGCAGACCCCCGCCGGGGACATGCTGGAGTTCCTCGAGCCCGCCGCCGCCGAGGCCGGGTTGGAGATCGAGTTCGTCGCCTTCACCGACTACAACACCCCCAACCAGGCGCTCGCGGACGGCTCGATCGAGGCGAACCTGTTCCAGAACGCCACCTTCATGGAGACCTTCAACACCGAGACCGGCAACGAGCTGGTCAGTGTGGGCGAGGCGTACCTGCCGAGCTCGGCGTTCTACTCCGAGAGCCTCACCGACATCGCCGACCTGCCGGACGGCGCCACGGTCGCGATCCCGAACGACCCGACCAACGAGGGTCGCGCGCTGTGGCTGCTGTCCACCGAGGGGATCATCGAGATCGCCGACGGCGCCACCACCCCGGCCGACATCACCTCCAACCCGCGCAACCTGGAGTTCGTGGAGATCGAGAACGCCACGCTCCCGCAGGCCGTGCCGGATGTGGACACCGCGTTCGTGACGATCACCTTCGCGCTGCCCGCGGGGCTCACGGGGGACGACGCGATCCTGCTGGAGCCCTCGGACTCCCCGTACTTCAACGTGCTGGCCACCACGCCTGACCTGGCCGAGGACGAGCGCGTGACCGCGCTGTACGACCTCCTGGTGAGCGAGGAGATGGCCGAGTACCAGCTGGAGACCTGGGGCGGCCTCGTGGTCCCCGCCGGCCAGTAG
- a CDS encoding sugar phosphorylase: MSHTDARPSALDQLTRRLTEHAEVLFADDGERTARLVAGLIELAERYRPLLAGPRPAMDQATAYLIAYGDSFRRPGQRPLVTLADVVRHHLADTVSDVHLLPIFPWTSDDGFAVVDYRRIDPDLGDWEDVAALGRGYAVMLDFVANHTSASSTWFTGWLAGEERYRDYYVTPGGMDLTRVVRPRTTPLLTPFTRADGEEVAVWTTFGPDQVDVNAANVPTLLDLTDVLLGYLAAGATTIRLDAIGFLWKASGTTCLHHPATHAIIKMWRALVDEVAPGARLLTETNVPHADNVTYLGNGSDEAHMVYQFALPPLVLHTFLAGSSERLSRWAASLEDLGGQATWFNFLASHDGIGMRPVQGILEPSQAQALADRALERGGRANYATGPDGEQSVYELNIAYIDALVDPREAEDTALVVRRALAAHAILVSMVGVPAIYYHSMFGSGSDIEGMRESGINRRINRERLDADALAHEVETDPRRRGILEGIRHLLRVRARNAAFSPYSPQEVLDLGEEVFALRRGSGKDAVTVLVNVSRRDVALPALGGRDLLTGEQVDSLVLAPDQVVWLR, from the coding sequence GTGAGCCACACAGATGCACGCCCGAGTGCCCTGGACCAACTGACGAGGAGACTGACCGAGCACGCCGAGGTGCTCTTCGCCGACGACGGCGAACGCACGGCGCGGCTGGTGGCGGGGCTGATCGAACTCGCCGAGCGCTACCGACCGCTCCTGGCGGGGCCGCGGCCCGCGATGGATCAGGCCACCGCGTACCTGATCGCCTACGGTGACTCCTTCCGCCGCCCGGGGCAGCGGCCCTTGGTCACGCTCGCCGACGTCGTGCGGCACCATCTCGCCGACACCGTCTCGGACGTGCACCTGCTGCCGATCTTCCCGTGGACGTCCGACGACGGATTCGCCGTGGTGGACTACCGCCGGATCGATCCCGATCTCGGGGACTGGGAGGACGTGGCCGCGCTCGGACGCGGGTACGCCGTCATGCTCGACTTCGTGGCCAACCACACCTCCGCGTCCAGCACCTGGTTCACCGGATGGCTGGCAGGTGAGGAGCGGTATCGCGACTACTACGTGACCCCCGGGGGCATGGACCTCACTCGCGTGGTGCGCCCCCGCACGACTCCACTGCTCACGCCCTTCACCCGCGCCGACGGCGAGGAGGTGGCCGTGTGGACCACCTTCGGCCCCGACCAGGTGGACGTGAACGCGGCGAACGTCCCCACGCTCCTCGACCTCACCGACGTGCTGCTCGGCTATCTCGCGGCGGGTGCCACCACGATCCGGCTGGACGCGATCGGCTTCCTGTGGAAGGCGAGCGGCACCACCTGCCTGCACCATCCCGCGACCCACGCCATCATCAAGATGTGGCGCGCGCTCGTGGACGAGGTCGCCCCCGGCGCCCGGCTGCTGACCGAGACCAACGTGCCGCACGCTGACAACGTGACCTACCTCGGCAACGGCAGCGACGAGGCGCACATGGTCTATCAGTTCGCGCTCCCGCCCCTGGTCCTGCACACCTTCCTCGCGGGCTCGAGCGAGCGACTGAGCCGGTGGGCCGCCTCCCTGGAGGACCTGGGCGGCCAGGCCACCTGGTTCAACTTCCTCGCCAGCCACGACGGCATCGGCATGCGTCCGGTCCAGGGGATCCTGGAGCCGTCGCAGGCTCAGGCGCTCGCCGATCGAGCGCTGGAACGGGGCGGTCGCGCCAACTACGCCACCGGCCCCGATGGTGAGCAGTCGGTCTACGAGCTCAACATCGCCTACATCGACGCCCTCGTGGACCCGCGCGAGGCCGAGGACACCGCACTGGTGGTGCGGCGCGCACTGGCCGCGCACGCCATCCTGGTGAGCATGGTGGGCGTCCCCGCGATCTACTATCACTCGATGTTCGGGTCCGGGAGCGATATCGAGGGCATGCGGGAGTCCGGGATCAACCGCCGCATCAACCGGGAGCGGCTCGATGCCGATGCGTTGGCGCACGAGGTCGAAACCGACCCTCGACGGCGCGGCATCCTCGAGGGGATCCGCCACCTCCTGAGGGTCCGGGCGCGCAACGCCGCGTTCTCGCCCTACTCGCCACAGGAGGTCCTGGACCTGGGCGAGGAGGTCTTCGCGCTGCGGCGAGGAAGCGGGAAGGATGCTGTGACGGTGCTCGTCAACGTCTCGCGCCGGGACGTCGCGCTGCCCGCCCTCGGCGGCCGCGACCTCCTCACGGGCGAGCAGGTCGACTCCCTCGTGCTTGCCCCCGATCAGGTGGTGTGGCTGCGATGA
- a CDS encoding ABC transporter substrate-binding protein: MNPRRYRSLVAVAAIGALGLTACGSGEIAGRESDGSLLVWSLEVQPDRVAATEAVIAEYTAATGIEVELVPVQEDQVSQLMSAAALSGELPDVVGSVSLGLVRSFALDDYLNGDAAAEVIENLDASTWNASALELTQDDGEQLSVPSDAWAQILAYRTDVFEEAGLAAPDTYEALLTAAQELTGDGNYGISLATDASNPFTQQTFEALALGNDCQMVNDAGEATLDSPECTAAIELYAQLSQDFSPSGTQTVESTRASYFSGQAAMTIWSTFLLDEMAGLRDDAAPSCEECTESDYLAQNTGIVPLITGPDADGNASAYGEMTSWVITSSAPQEDAVGFVEFMLSDGYAGWFGMAPEGKFPVRNGTAENPTEYVDTWTTLPAGVDTKLPLAEVYSAETIDQITSTASNIGRWALPQGQGELLGPLTAELPFAKALADLSTGSIDVATAQQQMQDAVAEAASN, translated from the coding sequence GTGAATCCACGTCGTTATCGATCACTCGTCGCCGTCGCCGCCATCGGGGCGCTCGGCCTGACCGCCTGCGGATCGGGGGAGATCGCAGGCCGGGAGTCCGACGGCTCCCTGTTGGTGTGGAGCCTCGAGGTGCAACCCGACCGGGTCGCCGCCACCGAGGCCGTCATCGCGGAGTACACCGCCGCCACCGGTATCGAGGTCGAGCTCGTTCCGGTCCAGGAGGACCAGGTCTCCCAGCTCATGTCCGCAGCCGCGCTCTCGGGAGAACTGCCCGACGTCGTGGGCTCGGTCAGCCTCGGCCTGGTGCGCTCCTTCGCCCTGGACGACTACCTCAACGGCGATGCCGCGGCCGAGGTGATCGAGAACCTCGATGCGAGCACCTGGAATGCCTCCGCGCTCGAGCTCACCCAGGACGACGGCGAGCAGCTCAGCGTCCCCAGCGATGCCTGGGCCCAGATCCTGGCCTACCGCACCGACGTCTTCGAGGAGGCGGGCCTGGCGGCCCCCGACACCTACGAGGCGCTGCTGACGGCGGCACAGGAACTCACCGGCGACGGCAACTACGGCATCTCGCTGGCCACCGACGCCTCCAACCCCTTCACCCAGCAGACCTTCGAGGCGCTCGCCCTCGGGAACGACTGCCAGATGGTGAACGACGCCGGCGAGGCCACCCTGGACAGCCCGGAGTGCACCGCGGCCATCGAGCTGTACGCCCAGCTCAGCCAGGACTTCTCGCCGTCCGGCACCCAGACCGTGGAGTCCACCCGCGCCTCCTACTTCTCCGGCCAGGCGGCCATGACGATCTGGTCCACCTTCCTGCTGGACGAGATGGCCGGCCTGCGCGACGACGCCGCACCCTCCTGCGAGGAGTGCACCGAGAGCGACTACCTGGCGCAGAACACCGGCATCGTGCCGCTAATCACCGGACCGGACGCGGACGGGAATGCCTCCGCATACGGCGAGATGACCTCCTGGGTGATCACCTCCAGCGCCCCGCAGGAGGACGCCGTGGGCTTCGTGGAGTTCATGCTGAGCGACGGGTACGCGGGGTGGTTCGGGATGGCACCGGAGGGCAAGTTCCCCGTGCGCAACGGGACCGCCGAGAACCCGACCGAGTACGTCGACACCTGGACCACCCTGCCGGCCGGTGTGGACACCAAGCTCCCGCTCGCGGAGGTCTACAGCGCCGAGACGATCGACCAGATCACCTCCACCGCCAGCAACATCGGGCGCTGGGCGCTGCCCCAGGGGCAGGGTGAACTCCTGGGACCGCTGACCGCCGAACTGCCGTTCGCCAAGGCCCTGGCCGACCTCTCCACGGGGTCGATCGACGTGGCCACCGCGCAGCAGCAGATGCAGGACGCCGTCGCCGAGGCCGCATCCAACTGA
- a CDS encoding DUF1963 domain-containing protein, which translates to MRNPAVGLLESPTYSAVRAWVDRTGRGELSASPAVLFREEHLDNGDDVRFRWSMGRTVNWFGCCAVAPLQEWPRRADGVALHHVLALDLRLLAGLACGGAMATWPGFSDPLPQTGMLEVFHDLITPGTSPADAHRGAWRVRWVPQVETGALIPPPGDLTTAALCRRFVPQAGFTTPPEADVRARRVPSARRLSRGARRLRDSLRSAWQGKKASGFSHAFGYPEMGETTSRPLVRDVLPVSAGDDHTLLLDLDLGALPGVCPRGTRLEVWMRDTDLATARFERAWCLLRHDT; encoded by the coding sequence ATGCGGAACCCGGCGGTCGGTCTTCTCGAGTCCCCCACCTACTCGGCGGTGCGCGCATGGGTGGATCGCACGGGTCGAGGAGAGCTCTCCGCCTCGCCGGCGGTGCTGTTCCGGGAGGAGCACCTCGACAACGGCGATGACGTGCGATTCCGCTGGTCGATGGGCCGGACCGTCAATTGGTTCGGCTGCTGTGCCGTCGCCCCGCTTCAGGAGTGGCCGCGCCGAGCGGACGGGGTGGCGCTGCACCATGTGCTCGCCCTCGACCTACGACTCCTCGCAGGGCTGGCGTGCGGTGGCGCCATGGCGACCTGGCCCGGCTTCTCCGATCCGCTGCCCCAGACGGGAATGCTGGAGGTGTTCCACGATCTGATCACCCCCGGGACTTCCCCCGCCGATGCCCACCGGGGCGCATGGCGGGTGAGGTGGGTCCCTCAGGTGGAGACCGGCGCACTGATCCCACCGCCCGGTGATCTGACCACCGCGGCACTGTGCCGGCGGTTCGTGCCGCAGGCGGGGTTCACCACACCGCCCGAGGCGGACGTGCGCGCGCGCCGAGTCCCCTCAGCGCGACGGCTCTCCCGGGGGGCTCGCAGGTTACGCGACTCGCTGCGATCCGCCTGGCAGGGCAAGAAGGCGAGCGGATTCAGCCACGCCTTCGGCTACCCCGAGATGGGGGAGACGACCTCGCGTCCACTGGTGCGTGATGTGCTCCCGGTGTCCGCCGGGGACGACCACACACTCCTGCTCGACCTGGACCTGGGTGCGCTTCCCGGTGTCTGCCCCCGGGGGACGAGGCTGGAGGTCTGGATGCGCGACACCGATCTCGCGACCGCGCGGTTCGAGCGGGCCTGGTGCCTGTTGCGCCACGACACGTAA
- a CDS encoding methionine ABC transporter permease, with the protein MTGTQDPGYWGDLFSILLLGTGQTLYMVGVALVATIVVGLPLGVVLVGTEPGRYLDRIAGSRRLSAVIHAVLELLVNIGRSVPFVILMIALIPFTRWLVGSFIGTTAAIVPLAVVAIPFFARMVEIAIKEVDPGKVEAAESLGATRWQVVTKVLIPESLSPMILGLSTTVTSIINFSAMVGVVSGGGLGDVAIRYGYQRYDTIYMVAVIVIIFAIVMILQGIATALARRYARGPRVAARTA; encoded by the coding sequence ATGACCGGCACCCAGGACCCCGGCTACTGGGGCGACCTGTTCTCCATCCTCCTGCTCGGCACCGGGCAGACCCTCTACATGGTGGGCGTCGCGCTCGTGGCGACGATCGTCGTCGGGCTCCCCCTCGGGGTGGTCCTGGTGGGGACCGAACCGGGGCGCTACCTGGACCGGATCGCCGGTTCCCGGCGCCTGTCCGCGGTGATCCACGCCGTGCTGGAACTGCTGGTCAACATCGGCCGCTCGGTGCCGTTCGTCATCCTCATGATCGCCCTCATCCCCTTCACCCGATGGCTGGTGGGCTCCTTCATCGGCACCACGGCCGCGATCGTGCCGCTCGCGGTGGTCGCCATCCCGTTCTTCGCGCGGATGGTGGAGATCGCGATCAAGGAGGTCGATCCCGGCAAGGTCGAGGCCGCCGAGTCCCTCGGGGCCACCCGCTGGCAGGTGGTGACCAAGGTGCTCATCCCGGAGTCCCTGTCCCCGATGATCCTGGGCCTGTCCACCACCGTGACCTCGATCATCAACTTCTCGGCCATGGTCGGTGTCGTCTCCGGCGGCGGCCTCGGGGATGTCGCCATCCGGTACGGCTACCAGCGCTACGACACGATCTACATGGTCGCCGTCATCGTCATCATCTTCGCCATCGTGATGATCCTGCAGGGGATCGCGACGGCGCTGGCCCGGCGGTACGCCCGCGGGCCCCGGGTCGCGGCACGCACCGCCTGA